One genomic segment of Ignavibacteriota bacterium includes these proteins:
- a CDS encoding HlyC/CorC family transporter, protein MDVDWFYRTIFLIVLLLFSALFSSSEVALFSLDDKKLDEINKSSKHVGKYIARLIAFPKKLLITILIGNTISNVGASIISVSIALDVAEKFKYSIDIVLLIQIITLTIIVILFAEVTPKVWANKHPVKIAKLIATPLYFISIVISPISKVLSIIMKILTSNVKYDKSRTALSTSDIADLADIGIEKGTLEEEEHELIHGLVSFKSMLAREVMTPRVDIISVPEDIPFPELIQIIKTSGHSRIPVYSNDLDSIIGVIHAKDLLPFLKSETSFNIKKVIRDCLFVPETKLLSTLMKEFQEKNMHISIVVDEYGGTAGLITLEDILEEIVGEIRDEYDIEEDEILQISDNKFVMFGKVYIDELEEKLNINIEVPNEDFETLGGFIFNHAGTIPDVGYKFEKYGYSFKVLALDSNRISKVEVEKL, encoded by the coding sequence TTGGACGTAGATTGGTTTTATCGAACAATTTTTCTTATTGTTCTTCTATTATTTTCTGCATTATTTTCCAGTTCTGAAGTTGCATTATTTTCATTAGATGATAAAAAATTAGATGAAATTAATAAAAGCTCTAAACACGTTGGAAAATATATTGCACGATTAATTGCTTTTCCTAAAAAACTACTTATTACAATTCTAATAGGAAATACAATAAGCAATGTAGGTGCATCGATTATTTCTGTTTCTATTGCTTTAGATGTTGCAGAGAAATTTAAATATTCCATTGATATTGTATTATTAATTCAAATTATAACTCTTACCATAATTGTAATTTTATTTGCCGAAGTTACACCTAAAGTTTGGGCAAATAAACATCCGGTTAAGATTGCAAAACTAATTGCAACGCCGTTGTATTTTATTAGTATTGTTATTAGTCCAATTTCCAAAGTGCTTTCAATAATAATGAAAATTCTTACATCAAATGTAAAATATGATAAATCAAGAACAGCATTATCTACTTCAGATATTGCTGATTTAGCAGATATTGGAATTGAAAAGGGAACACTTGAAGAAGAAGAACATGAATTAATTCACGGGTTAGTTTCATTCAAATCAATGCTTGCCAGAGAAGTTATGACTCCGCGCGTTGATATAATTTCAGTTCCGGAAGATATTCCGTTTCCAGAGTTAATTCAAATTATAAAGACTTCCGGTCACAGTAGAATTCCGGTTTATTCAAATGATCTTGATTCAATTATTGGAGTTATTCACGCAAAAGATTTGCTCCCATTTCTTAAAAGTGAAACTTCGTTTAATATCAAAAAAGTAATTAGAGACTGTTTGTTTGTTCCCGAGACAAAATTATTAAGCACATTGATGAAAGAATTTCAAGAAAAAAATATGCATATTAGTATTGTTGTAGATGAATACGGTGGAACTGCTGGATTGATAACTCTTGAAGATATTTTGGAAGAAATTGTTGGTGAAATCCGCGATGAATATGATATTGAAGAAGACGAAATTTTACAAATAAGTGATAATAAATTTGTTATGTTTGGTAAAGTATATATTGATGAATTGGAAGAAAAACTAAATATCAATATTGAAGTTCCTAACGAGGATTTTGAAACACTGGGTGGATTTATTTTCAACCATGCCGGAACAATTCCGGATGTTGGTTATAAATTTGAAAAATATGGATATTCCTTTAAAGTTTTAGCATTAGATAGTAACAGAATTAGTAAAGTAGAAGTTGAAAAACTTTAA
- a CDS encoding single-stranded DNA-binding protein, which produces MAFSLNKVMLIGNLGQDAEHRFTTNNTEVTTFSIATTHGYKGRDGNWVNETTWHNIVIFGVSDFLKANLKKGRKFYVEGRISKRDYENKDGQKVYVTEIIADKFSIIPLDSSESGSQSSSHDSASFVQVESTNNSAAEDDDLPF; this is translated from the coding sequence ATGGCATTTTCATTAAATAAAGTTATGCTTATCGGTAATTTAGGTCAAGATGCGGAACATAGATTTACTACAAATAATACCGAAGTTACAACATTTTCCATTGCTACAACACATGGATATAAAGGCAGAGACGGTAATTGGGTAAATGAAACAACTTGGCATAATATTGTAATTTTTGGCGTATCTGATTTTTTAAAAGCAAATCTTAAAAAAGGCAGAAAATTTTACGTTGAAGGAAGAATAAGCAAAAGAGATTATGAGAATAAAGATGGTCAAAAAGTTTATGTAACTGAAATTATTGCTGATAAATTTAGCATTATTCCTTTAGATAGTTCGGAAAGTGGATCACAAAGTTCTTCGCATGATTCTGCAAGTTTTGTTCAAGTTGAATCCACAAATAATTCAGCCGCAGAAGATGATGATTTACCATTTTAG
- a CDS encoding SPOR domain-containing protein, which translates to MKNIFIILLIFSFSACSIFQSSEEEEQKAKSETEEVYVFDEVDQSKDKTKNVDELKKEVDNTFDDDESKDNLLKSSEHGFFLQLGAFSTKSRAEQFMAENESKVPFRLSIVYNNTNALYTVRSTPYKTKSEAQMVRDGFWNQNMFKDAFIVTE; encoded by the coding sequence ATGAAAAACATATTTATTATTCTATTAATTTTTTCTTTCTCTGCTTGTTCAATTTTTCAATCTTCTGAAGAAGAAGAGCAAAAAGCTAAATCTGAAACTGAAGAAGTCTATGTTTTTGATGAAGTCGATCAATCAAAAGATAAAACTAAAAATGTTGATGAATTAAAAAAGGAAGTAGATAATACTTTTGATGATGATGAATCAAAAGATAATTTATTGAAATCATCTGAACATGGATTTTTCTTACAACTCGGCGCATTTTCTACAAAATCGAGAGCAGAACAATTTATGGCAGAAAATGAATCGAAAGTTCCTTTTAGATTATCAATAGTTTACAATAATACAAATGCACTTTATACTGTTAGAAGTACGCCATATAAAACAAAATCAGAAGCTCAAATGGTAAGAGATGGATTTTGGAATCAAAATATGTTTAAAGATGCATTTATAGTAACTGAATAA
- a CDS encoding outer membrane protein transport protein, which yields MLRKYFTIILLFIIACSNIFASGFQINEQGSRAMGLGGAFTGLANDPSAIYFNPAGITQLYGTHLIGGATLILPSSTFRGPSPSITETKMNSQVFNPIHFYATHQLYDKFFLGLGVGNNYGLGTKWDENWVGRFMTVQTEIRTFFFNAVASYKIMDEVSVGFGYVFAYGDVLINRKINLAPFNSEPSLELEGTGLGSGFTAGIFVHPIKSISLGLSFRSQVRFDFEGDAVPSNYSSQFDGLLPNGPIAAPLTTPENITLGIAIRPLKNFTLTADYQYVGWDSYDKLEVQFEEFEDSETGELLVSTSERLYDNGFIARLGTEYEYSKSFTARAGFLYDHNPVSDERLDPTLPDSDRLGFNLGGSYNLNESVSVEAAYMFLRFDERKITNSLENYSGIDNSISPMNGVYNSVAHLFSVTLAYKF from the coding sequence TTGTTAAGAAAATATTTTACTATAATACTTTTATTTATTATTGCTTGTTCAAATATTTTTGCAAGCGGATTTCAAATTAATGAACAAGGTTCAAGAGCAATGGGATTAGGCGGTGCATTTACAGGTCTTGCAAACGATCCTTCTGCAATTTATTTTAATCCTGCGGGAATTACACAGCTTTACGGAACACACTTAATTGGCGGCGCAACTTTAATTTTACCAAGTTCAACATTTAGAGGACCTTCACCATCAATCACTGAAACTAAAATGAATTCGCAAGTTTTTAACCCAATTCATTTTTACGCTACTCATCAATTGTATGATAAATTTTTTCTTGGTTTAGGAGTTGGTAATAATTACGGACTTGGAACCAAATGGGACGAGAACTGGGTCGGAAGATTTATGACAGTTCAAACTGAAATTAGAACATTCTTTTTTAATGCAGTTGCTTCCTACAAAATTATGGATGAAGTTTCCGTTGGATTTGGATATGTATTTGCTTATGGTGATGTTCTCATTAATAGAAAAATTAATTTAGCTCCTTTCAATAGCGAACCTTCTTTAGAGTTAGAAGGAACCGGTTTGGGTTCGGGATTTACTGCTGGAATATTTGTTCATCCAATTAAATCAATTTCTTTAGGGTTATCATTCAGAAGTCAAGTTAGATTTGATTTTGAGGGCGACGCTGTTCCATCGAATTATTCTTCTCAATTTGACGGACTACTACCGAACGGACCAATTGCTGCTCCGTTAACAACTCCTGAAAATATAACATTAGGAATTGCAATTAGACCTTTGAAAAATTTTACTCTTACCGCTGATTATCAATATGTTGGATGGGATAGTTATGATAAACTCGAAGTTCAATTTGAGGAATTTGAAGATTCAGAAACTGGTGAACTTTTAGTTTCTACTTCAGAAAGATTATATGATAATGGATTTATTGCAAGGCTTGGTACAGAATACGAATATAGTAAATCTTTTACTGCGCGTGCCGGATTTTTATATGATCACAATCCAGTTTCGGATGAAAGATTAGATCCGACATTACCGGATTCCGACAGATTGGGATTTAATCTCGGAGGTTCTTACAATTTAAATGAAAGTGTTTCAGTTGAAGCTGCATATATGTTTTTGAGGTTTGATGAAAGAAAAATTACAAATTCATTGGAAAATTACAGCGGAATCGATAATAGTATTTCACCTATGAATGGAGTTTATAATTCAGTTGCACATCTATTTTCAGTTACGTTAGCTTATAAATTTTAA
- a CDS encoding acetyl-CoA carboxylase biotin carboxylase subunit: protein MSKFKKILIANRGEIAVRIINACKEMEIVAATIYSDADENSLHVRTADEAYRIGPAQSSESYLNIEKIINIAKQINADAIHPGYGFLSENFEFIEKVTQSGIKFIGPSFQSVQMMGNKTSARKLMIENGIPIVPGTVEPIINFEEAEKIVNQIGLPVMIKASAGGGGKGMRKISSFDELEKGIELAQNEAQKAFGDSSIYIEKFIESPKHIEVQILADEHGNYLHLFERECSVQRRHQKVLEEAPSNSLNNDLRNKVTQIAIDAAKAAKYFNAGTIEFLFDQNENFYFLEMNTRLQVEHPVTEMITGIDIVKEQIKIACGEKLSITQEDIKIKGFAVECRIYAEDVDNNFAPSTGKILHHRLPSGAGIRVDRGIDILSDVSIFYDPMLSKIITWGNNRSEAIARMKRALGEYQIAGVKTNINFFYWILEHPKFLDSTFDNNFLENHFLSLEKSKWRENINQKYNEISAVLSAFLKFGNSNLKPTKNCISETNNWSQQNEE from the coding sequence TTGTCAAAATTTAAAAAAATATTAATTGCAAATCGTGGTGAAATTGCTGTAAGAATTATTAATGCTTGTAAAGAAATGGAAATTGTTGCGGCAACAATTTATTCAGATGCAGATGAAAATTCTTTACATGTTAGAACCGCAGATGAAGCCTATAGAATTGGACCGGCGCAAAGTTCAGAATCATATCTAAATATTGAAAAAATAATAAATATTGCCAAACAAATTAATGCGGATGCTATTCATCCCGGTTATGGATTTCTATCAGAAAATTTTGAATTCATTGAAAAAGTTACGCAAAGCGGAATAAAATTTATTGGTCCAAGTTTTCAATCAGTGCAAATGATGGGAAATAAAACTTCCGCAAGGAAATTAATGATTGAAAATGGAATTCCCATTGTTCCCGGAACAGTTGAACCAATAATAAATTTTGAAGAAGCTGAAAAAATTGTAAATCAAATTGGTTTGCCAGTTATGATTAAAGCTTCTGCCGGCGGCGGCGGAAAGGGCATGAGAAAAATTTCCTCTTTCGATGAATTAGAAAAGGGAATTGAACTTGCACAAAATGAAGCTCAAAAAGCGTTTGGAGATTCTTCAATATATATAGAAAAATTTATTGAAAGTCCTAAGCATATAGAAGTACAAATTTTAGCCGATGAACATGGGAATTATTTGCATCTTTTTGAAAGAGAATGTTCTGTGCAAAGACGGCATCAAAAAGTTTTGGAAGAAGCTCCTTCAAATTCGTTAAACAATGATTTGAGAAATAAAGTAACACAAATTGCAATTGATGCTGCGAAAGCCGCAAAATATTTTAATGCTGGCACAATCGAATTTTTATTTGATCAAAATGAAAATTTTTATTTTCTTGAAATGAATACGAGGCTACAAGTTGAACATCCAGTTACTGAAATGATTACCGGAATTGATATTGTAAAAGAACAAATAAAAATTGCTTGTGGAGAAAAATTATCTATTACTCAAGAAGATATTAAAATAAAAGGCTTCGCAGTTGAGTGCAGAATTTATGCAGAAGATGTTGATAATAATTTTGCTCCTTCAACCGGAAAAATATTACATCACAGACTACCATCCGGTGCTGGAATTAGAGTTGATAGGGGAATTGATATTCTTTCAGATGTTTCAATATTTTATGATCCAATGCTTTCAAAAATTATAACTTGGGGAAATAATAGAAGTGAAGCAATTGCAAGGATGAAGCGGGCTCTCGGCGAATATCAAATTGCCGGAGTTAAAACTAATATAAATTTTTTCTATTGGATATTGGAACATCCTAAATTTTTAGATTCAACATTTGATAATAATTTTTTGGAAAATCATTTTTTGTCTTTAGAAAAAAGTAAGTGGCGCGAAAATATTAACCAAAAATACAATGAAATTTCTGCTGTGCTAAGTGCATTTCTAAAGTTTGGAAATAGTAATCTTAAGCCGACAAAAAATTGTATTTCTGAAACAAATAATTGGTCGCAGCAAAATGAAGAATGA
- a CDS encoding endonuclease MutS2, translated as MISNSVLEKIEYGKVLNYISNYASTESGKSQILLQKPFLEKEQAIQKGKLISEAKEILINYEYPPINYLPNLQKVLVQSTILGTILKKEEILKVFELSQISRRIFSYLKTNALNTDLFTKYSNSFFADKNFESLFIKIFNETGEIRDSASPKLSEIRKELIKKNSALSNVVEKILKNLSDSYLVQEEYITQRDGRLVIPIKAEHKRHVKGFIHSESNTGQTVYIEPEQTLELNNEILSLTFAEKREIEIILRELTIIIGKNSESLILSFEAITELDNIFANAKYSLEIIGSFPQISSSRKINIIDARHPILLKKMGREKTIPLNFNFEKNNITIITGPNAGGKTVVLKTIGLLSLLVNSGIHIPVHPDSEFMFFENIMLDIGDEQSLEDDLSTFSSHLRNIKNILENANENSLILIDEIGTGTDPSEGTALATSFLIKMAELKSVVITTTHHGNLKIIASEIEHFQNASMEYDIENLIPTYKFRQGIPGSSYAFEVASKIGLEKSIIDQAKNHLDSNTFKIENFITELENKSSELNKKLNQMEIENSRLQGLTSLYERENLKLKDQKEKILKETKIKAEEFLNDVNSKFENTIKKIKESNADKNVIKEEKQKIEEIKNLTEINFAIPKKEIFEKTNFEIKDYVQIKDSGTTGEIVEIDFEKRIITLDTGKLRIKVKSKNLIHTKKNKETNAELFNNFAQNSIESSRLDIRGRKPEEVEFEIIKFVDNAFLSNLKNVEIIHGKGTGVLRETVHHILETHEMVKSFELANADFGGAGATFVKLK; from the coding sequence ATGATAAGTAACTCAGTTTTAGAAAAAATTGAATACGGCAAAGTTCTGAATTATATTTCAAACTATGCTTCCACAGAATCCGGCAAATCACAAATACTTTTGCAAAAACCTTTTCTAGAAAAAGAACAAGCAATTCAAAAAGGCAAACTAATTTCTGAAGCAAAAGAAATTTTAATTAATTATGAATATCCTCCAATTAATTATTTACCAAATCTTCAAAAAGTTTTAGTGCAAAGCACAATTCTTGGTACAATTTTAAAGAAAGAAGAAATTTTAAAAGTATTTGAACTTTCACAAATATCAAGAAGAATTTTTTCTTACCTTAAAACCAATGCCTTGAATACGGATTTGTTTACAAAATATTCAAATTCGTTTTTTGCGGATAAAAATTTTGAATCACTTTTTATAAAAATATTTAATGAAACCGGAGAAATTAGAGATTCTGCAAGTCCAAAATTAAGTGAAATTAGAAAAGAACTTATCAAAAAAAATTCTGCTCTTTCAAATGTTGTAGAAAAAATTCTTAAAAATTTAAGCGATTCATATTTAGTTCAAGAAGAATATATAACTCAGAGAGACGGCCGATTAGTAATTCCAATAAAAGCAGAACATAAAAGGCATGTTAAAGGTTTTATTCATTCCGAATCAAATACCGGACAAACAGTTTACATTGAGCCGGAACAAACTTTAGAACTTAATAATGAAATTTTATCACTTACTTTTGCTGAAAAAAGAGAGATAGAAATAATTCTTAGAGAATTAACAATTATTATTGGTAAAAATTCTGAATCATTAATATTATCTTTCGAAGCAATCACAGAACTTGATAATATTTTTGCAAATGCAAAATACTCCTTGGAAATTATAGGAAGTTTTCCTCAAATAAGTTCATCAAGAAAAATAAATATTATTGATGCTCGTCATCCAATTCTATTAAAAAAAATGGGAAGAGAAAAAACAATTCCTCTCAATTTTAATTTTGAAAAAAACAATATTACAATTATTACCGGACCAAATGCCGGAGGAAAAACTGTTGTTCTAAAAACTATTGGATTACTTTCACTTTTAGTAAACTCGGGAATTCACATTCCGGTTCATCCAGATTCGGAATTTATGTTTTTTGAAAATATTATGTTGGATATTGGCGATGAACAATCGCTTGAAGATGATCTTTCAACTTTTAGTTCACATCTTCGAAACATCAAAAATATATTGGAAAACGCTAATGAAAATTCACTCATTTTAATTGATGAAATTGGAACCGGAACCGATCCAAGTGAAGGAACTGCGCTTGCAACTTCATTTTTAATTAAAATGGCAGAACTAAAATCTGTTGTAATAACTACAACACATCACGGAAATTTGAAAATTATTGCTTCTGAAATAGAGCACTTTCAAAATGCATCAATGGAATATGATATTGAAAATTTAATTCCGACATATAAATTTCGTCAAGGAATTCCGGGTTCTAGTTATGCTTTTGAAGTTGCTTCAAAAATTGGTTTGGAAAAAAGTATAATTGATCAAGCAAAAAATCATTTGGATTCAAATACTTTTAAAATTGAAAACTTTATAACAGAACTTGAAAATAAATCAAGTGAACTGAATAAAAAATTAAACCAAATGGAAATTGAAAATTCAAGACTTCAGGGATTAACAAGTTTATACGAGCGTGAAAATCTTAAATTAAAAGATCAGAAAGAAAAAATATTAAAAGAAACCAAAATAAAAGCTGAAGAATTTTTGAATGATGTAAACAGTAAATTTGAAAATACAATTAAAAAAATCAAAGAATCAAATGCCGACAAAAATGTAATCAAAGAAGAAAAACAAAAAATTGAAGAAATTAAAAATTTAACAGAAATAAACTTTGCAATTCCAAAAAAAGAAATTTTTGAAAAAACAAATTTTGAAATAAAGGATTATGTACAAATAAAAGATTCTGGAACAACTGGTGAAATAGTAGAAATTGATTTTGAAAAAAGAATAATAACTTTGGACACCGGTAAATTAAGAATAAAAGTCAAATCAAAAAATTTAATTCACACCAAAAAAAACAAAGAAACAAATGCTGAATTATTTAACAATTTTGCTCAAAATTCAATTGAAAGTTCTCGGTTAGATATTAGAGGAAGAAAACCGGAAGAAGTTGAATTTGAAATAATAAAATTTGTTGATAATGCGTTTTTAAGTAACTTAAAAAATGTTGAAATAATTCATGGAAAAGGGACAGGAGTTTTAAGAGAAACTGTTCATCATATTTTAGAAACCCATGAAATGGTAAAATCGTTTGAATTAGCCAATGCTGATTTTGGCGGTGCGGGCGCTACATTTGTAAAATTAAAATAA
- a CDS encoding CvpA family protein → MNYIDYILIIIVFIGFILGYKDGLVRKLIGLIGLILAIYLAITYAGPIGEQLAPIFNDEIYLAKMIGGFIIFLGTILFASIIKRLIHPVDKVNKFINQLLGGITGTIQIVFFASVFLLLLNVLNIPKKTDKDNSLLYTKIYNITPSIIDLIIGSNFKTEGFLKDYIDSKNDKEIPEDFSEPVDLDTLNTNNDK, encoded by the coding sequence TTGAATTATATTGATTATATATTAATTATTATAGTTTTTATCGGATTTATTCTTGGTTATAAAGACGGACTTGTAAGAAAACTTATCGGTTTAATTGGTTTAATTTTAGCAATTTACCTTGCGATTACTTATGCCGGACCAATTGGCGAACAATTAGCACCAATTTTCAATGACGAAATTTACCTCGCTAAAATGATCGGCGGATTTATAATTTTTTTGGGTACAATTTTATTTGCATCAATTATTAAAAGATTAATTCATCCTGTTGATAAAGTAAATAAATTTATAAATCAACTGTTAGGCGGCATTACCGGAACAATTCAAATTGTATTTTTCGCAAGTGTATTTTTGCTGCTTTTAAATGTTTTAAATATTCCTAAGAAAACTGATAAAGATAATTCTTTGCTTTATACAAAAATTTATAATATTACGCCGAGCATAATTGATTTAATAATTGGATCGAATTTTAAAACTGAAGGTTTTCTAAAAGATTATATAGATAGTAAAAATGATAAAGAAATTCCGGAAGATTTTTCCGAACCGGTTGATTTAGATACTCTTAATACAAATAATGATAAGTAA